Proteins from one Nitrobacteraceae bacterium AZCC 2146 genomic window:
- a CDS encoding hypothetical protein (product_source=Hypo-rule applied; transmembrane_helix_parts=Outside_1_14,TMhelix_15_37,Inside_38_43,TMhelix_44_66,Outside_67_75,TMhelix_76_95,Inside_96_110,TMhelix_111_133,Outside_134_200,TMhelix_201_223,Inside_224_229,TMhelix_230_252,Outside_253_289,TMhelix_290_312,Inside_313_318,TMhelix_319_341,Outside_342_392,TMhelix_393_415,Inside_416_419,TMhelix_420_439,Outside_440_448,TMhelix_449_468,Inside_469_479,TMhelix_480_499,Outside_500_746) — MPSAVLFQPLPSALIALAAFVVMIWPGYALLHLTGLGRHRWSAALYAGPAVTFALWIIALSGAAWASIPLKNIFGPVWIATLVLAVTGVALRMFVSRQVAAISSETRQERLTLWAVAALLPFVVMPGTLRFGLGDFVNSTYADPWSYIMVADYLSAVPRGAEGGLSSLHQYASHLMNIRNASSAILAELAFGLGGVKADQAMTSFCLLLLFANTSALISFARTNFGRTEAVLGMAVLAGLGWPANIVFAGNFDQLLLLPLLPLIAALALRAGSGINIWGASLLIGVLSGAALLAYVELAFIGLVIAMAFVIVPGPSLRLAIGRALLVCCIAVPVFVLATWTGLDSLMTMLKGQYASTTAGAVRPGEGYFVGLLGLRRLPDTVWALGGEYSQPRFIALPWMLGALLGAVTLLGAWVERRRWSAVLALAVIAAAFIHFAYREHYSYATYKIISVNFWLICFFTVSGGIRLADWARPRLPQRLSVPAIITIVLLAVVADRTVVQANVIRLKHNALQQRAYREAQTINDMVQHAPTLLAVRDDLANEWAVFYMSDMPLLIAPYRIYMAQAHVIPFMERAKPVDPPTIRYIVTDRNDMIRAPLWGARRIWDGEAYSLWEVDDGAWTVLADLVNPNGIEPGGIWLGGAKTEWLVVTGREGPATLAATVQPGPRAGPETSLFHVTVGDSTGARKIEIRPGEIKIPINLAAGRSLISITIDEPVSGTISANGDGRPMILRMIDYGINQSSKPAG, encoded by the coding sequence ATGCCCAGCGCCGTCCTGTTCCAGCCATTGCCCTCCGCATTGATCGCGCTGGCAGCTTTTGTCGTGATGATCTGGCCTGGCTACGCGCTGCTGCATCTCACCGGACTTGGGCGGCATCGCTGGTCGGCGGCGCTGTATGCCGGCCCGGCGGTGACCTTTGCGCTCTGGATCATTGCACTTTCCGGCGCGGCATGGGCGTCGATCCCGCTGAAAAACATCTTTGGCCCGGTCTGGATTGCCACTTTGGTGCTCGCCGTGACCGGCGTTGCGCTGCGGATGTTCGTCTCGCGGCAGGTTGCGGCCATATCGTCGGAGACGAGGCAGGAACGGCTGACGCTGTGGGCCGTGGCGGCGCTGCTGCCGTTCGTGGTGATGCCCGGCACCTTGCGCTTTGGCCTCGGCGACTTCGTCAATTCCACCTATGCCGATCCATGGTCCTACATCATGGTCGCCGACTATCTCTCGGCCGTCCCTCGGGGCGCCGAGGGCGGATTGTCGTCGCTGCACCAATATGCATCGCATCTGATGAATATCCGGAATGCGTCGTCGGCGATTTTGGCTGAGCTGGCTTTCGGGCTCGGCGGCGTCAAGGCCGATCAGGCGATGACATCCTTCTGTCTGCTTCTGCTGTTCGCCAACACCAGCGCGCTAATCAGCTTTGCCCGCACCAACTTCGGGCGCACCGAAGCCGTGCTTGGCATGGCCGTGCTGGCGGGGCTTGGTTGGCCAGCCAACATCGTCTTTGCCGGCAATTTCGACCAGCTGCTGCTGCTGCCATTGTTGCCACTGATCGCCGCCCTGGCGCTTCGCGCCGGCAGCGGCATCAATATTTGGGGTGCCAGCCTGCTGATAGGCGTGCTGAGCGGCGCCGCCCTGCTCGCTTATGTCGAACTGGCCTTCATCGGGCTTGTCATCGCAATGGCGTTCGTGATCGTGCCCGGCCCCAGCCTTCGTCTGGCGATCGGCCGGGCGCTGCTGGTGTGCTGCATCGCTGTGCCGGTTTTCGTGCTGGCGACGTGGACCGGGCTGGATTCGCTGATGACGATGCTGAAAGGCCAGTACGCATCGACGACGGCGGGCGCGGTGCGGCCGGGCGAAGGCTATTTCGTCGGACTGCTGGGGCTGCGTCGGCTTCCCGACACGGTGTGGGCGCTCGGCGGCGAGTATTCCCAGCCGCGCTTCATCGCACTGCCATGGATGCTCGGCGCCCTGCTCGGCGCCGTGACGCTGCTCGGTGCCTGGGTCGAACGCCGGCGCTGGTCCGCCGTGCTGGCATTGGCAGTGATCGCCGCCGCCTTCATCCATTTCGCCTATCGCGAACATTACAGCTACGCGACCTACAAGATCATCAGCGTCAATTTCTGGCTGATCTGCTTCTTCACCGTTAGCGGCGGGATCAGGCTCGCGGACTGGGCGAGACCGCGCCTGCCGCAGCGCCTCTCCGTGCCAGCCATTATCACCATCGTGCTGCTCGCCGTGGTGGCAGATCGCACCGTCGTGCAGGCCAATGTCATCAGGCTCAAGCACAACGCGCTGCAGCAGCGGGCCTACCGCGAAGCGCAGACCATCAACGACATGGTGCAGCATGCGCCGACGCTGCTCGCGGTGCGCGACGACCTCGCCAACGAATGGGCCGTGTTTTATATGTCCGACATGCCGCTGCTGATCGCGCCCTACCGGATCTACATGGCGCAGGCGCACGTCATCCCGTTCATGGAACGGGCAAAGCCGGTCGACCCGCCCACCATCCGCTACATCGTGACCGACCGCAACGACATGATCCGCGCTCCTCTCTGGGGAGCGCGACGGATCTGGGACGGCGAGGCCTACAGTCTCTGGGAAGTCGATGACGGCGCCTGGACCGTGCTTGCGGACCTTGTCAATCCGAACGGCATCGAGCCGGGCGGAATCTGGCTGGGCGGCGCGAAAACGGAATGGCTGGTGGTGACCGGACGGGAAGGTCCAGCCACCCTTGCCGCCACCGTCCAACCCGGCCCGCGGGCCGGGCCGGAGACGAGCCTGTTTCATGTTACCGTCGGAGACAGCACCGGTGCCCGCAAGATCGAGATCCGGCCGGGCGAGATCAAAATCCCCATCAACCTTGCCGCAGGCAGAAGCTTGATCAGCATCACCATCGACGAGCCCGTCAGCGGCACCATCTCCGCGAATGGAGATGGCCGGCCAATGATCCTTCGCATGATCGACTACGGAATCAATCAGAGCAGCAAACCGGCCGGTTGA
- a CDS encoding hypothetical protein (product_source=Hypo-rule applied; transmembrane_helix_parts=Outside_1_3,TMhelix_4_26,Inside_27_37,TMhelix_38_60,Outside_61_64,TMhelix_65_84,Inside_85_88,TMhelix_89_111,Outside_112_189,TMhelix_190_212,Inside_213_218,TMhelix_219_238,Outside_239_242,TMhelix_243_262,Inside_263_268,TMhelix_269_291,Outside_292_294,TMhelix_295_314,Inside_315_320,TMhelix_321_343,Outside_344_357,TMhelix_358_380,Inside_381_386,TMhelix_387_409,Outside_410_418,TMhelix_419_441,Inside_442_452,TMhelix_453_472,Outside_473_475,TMhelix_476_494,Inside_495_727): MSAFYLPAAIQFAAILFLGLPLAAILMIRDSAPASMGWPLLAPALGTTVYLSVGTILHSFGLQSIPVFWILIILAAIVLCVLLARTPRALRRVMWAGIAVGFAGAASAFVLNSTDLQFAGLDYFPLTNDDTFSYLGLIDQLRSTGWIEPRIAYPAGFFPLIEHAVYTRTPGMIFVADFAELLGLETHSSFFLAQRLALPIIVLGASGVVILVTRSLTAALLCLASLIFGNVLLHQILHQFNSSTMGTAIAPVIIAAAIWAFRPVRSERGMVAGCALAGWACGTLAITSMGAHPFYLIAFGAVAVIAIASDRLWVRAVKGARAFVILYLVSSFPFVLKIWPAMLSQFANAGSGHPGDWIATSGFLMQATGVTFTTVAKLSAYPVIPQIVAISVLVSVLLAIVVLAWGAVMPAWRGAVLKSDLVALACVALLLLLFQTVLYAHGSGYSLLKITDYFAFVGAMVVSVAAFQLGLTRNRLAGGTLIGLIGAYCVIAFIQKQELLERYRERTALAPLPAAYRLDQKSAGATLVPDLMAEPLNMFLYENRYGAAKIAFRDPESNRYRPIDKAMAKPDQVARMFVTGTLGTTVADITYPAAPPPPVLDIAPLIGQTRLVQPDHHWLGPEGAIANTLWRWLSVSGRFLIYGPLARNQRTLAVDLAPGPDLHSDNRIEFYVSGQHLLTISPGELPRQVTVPLPALSETENEAEIRIVGPAGGIHQLSVAKLLSFPR; encoded by the coding sequence ATGAGCGCATTTTATCTCCCGGCCGCTATTCAGTTCGCAGCCATTCTGTTTCTAGGATTGCCGCTGGCGGCCATTCTGATGATCAGAGACAGCGCCCCGGCTTCGATGGGCTGGCCCCTGTTGGCTCCAGCGCTGGGAACGACGGTCTATCTCAGCGTCGGCACGATCCTGCACAGTTTCGGTCTGCAATCGATCCCGGTGTTCTGGATCCTGATCATTCTGGCGGCGATCGTTTTGTGCGTTCTGCTTGCGCGCACGCCGCGAGCCTTGAGGCGCGTGATGTGGGCTGGCATCGCGGTGGGTTTTGCCGGTGCGGCTTCGGCGTTCGTCCTGAATTCTACGGATCTGCAGTTCGCAGGTCTCGATTATTTTCCGCTGACCAACGACGATACGTTTTCGTATCTTGGCCTGATCGATCAGCTGAGAAGCACCGGGTGGATCGAGCCGCGCATTGCCTATCCCGCGGGTTTCTTTCCGCTGATAGAACACGCGGTTTACACCCGGACACCCGGCATGATTTTCGTTGCCGACTTCGCCGAACTGCTCGGGCTTGAAACCCATTCGTCGTTTTTTCTAGCGCAGCGCTTGGCATTGCCCATCATCGTGCTCGGCGCGAGCGGCGTGGTGATACTGGTGACGCGCAGCCTGACGGCGGCGTTGCTCTGTCTGGCATCGCTGATTTTCGGCAACGTGCTGCTGCACCAGATCCTGCACCAGTTCAATTCCAGCACCATGGGCACCGCCATCGCGCCGGTGATTATCGCGGCCGCCATTTGGGCATTCCGTCCCGTGCGCAGCGAACGCGGGATGGTCGCGGGTTGCGCTTTGGCCGGGTGGGCCTGCGGGACGCTGGCGATCACCTCTATGGGGGCCCATCCATTCTATCTCATCGCATTCGGCGCCGTAGCGGTAATTGCGATTGCCAGCGATCGGCTTTGGGTGCGGGCGGTGAAGGGAGCAAGGGCGTTCGTCATCCTGTATCTGGTTTCGTCATTTCCCTTCGTGCTGAAGATCTGGCCGGCCATGCTTAGCCAGTTCGCCAATGCCGGCAGCGGTCACCCCGGAGACTGGATCGCCACCAGCGGCTTCCTGATGCAGGCGACCGGCGTCACATTCACCACGGTCGCAAAGCTGTCAGCCTATCCGGTCATTCCGCAGATCGTTGCCATCTCCGTGCTTGTTTCTGTTCTGTTGGCGATTGTCGTGCTGGCGTGGGGCGCCGTGATGCCGGCTTGGCGCGGGGCGGTCCTGAAGAGCGACCTTGTCGCGCTGGCTTGCGTCGCGCTGCTTCTGTTGTTGTTTCAAACCGTGCTGTATGCGCACGGCTCGGGCTACAGCCTGCTCAAGATCACCGATTATTTCGCCTTCGTCGGAGCGATGGTGGTAAGCGTCGCGGCCTTTCAACTCGGCCTGACGAGAAACAGGCTCGCCGGCGGCACGCTGATCGGTCTGATTGGCGCCTATTGTGTGATCGCATTCATCCAGAAGCAGGAACTTCTGGAACGCTATCGAGAGAGAACAGCGCTAGCGCCGTTGCCCGCCGCCTACCGACTGGACCAGAAATCAGCGGGCGCCACCCTGGTGCCGGACCTGATGGCGGAACCGCTGAATATGTTCCTGTACGAAAACCGCTACGGAGCCGCCAAAATCGCGTTTCGCGATCCTGAGTCCAACCGGTACCGCCCGATCGACAAGGCCATGGCGAAGCCGGACCAGGTCGCCCGGATGTTCGTTACCGGAACCCTGGGGACGACCGTTGCCGACATTACCTATCCGGCTGCCCCGCCGCCGCCGGTGCTGGACATCGCGCCCCTGATCGGACAGACGCGTCTAGTCCAACCCGATCACCATTGGCTTGGCCCCGAAGGCGCGATCGCCAATACGCTATGGCGGTGGCTCAGCGTGTCCGGCAGATTCCTGATCTACGGACCATTGGCCCGGAACCAGAGAACGCTCGCGGTCGATCTGGCCCCGGGGCCGGATTTGCACTCGGACAATCGCATCGAATTCTACGTATCCGGCCAGCATCTGCTGACGATTTCGCCCGGGGAACTGCCCCGGCAGGTGACGGTCCCGCTGCCCGCGCTCTCGGAGACGGAAAACGAGGCGGAAATCCGGATCGTCGGGCCGGCCGGTGGAATTCACCAGTTATCAGTGGCGAAATTGCTGAGCTTTCCGCGCTAA
- a CDS encoding hypothetical protein (product_source=Hypo-rule applied), producing the protein MVAAGWPKRRENRISFTAGLRSISRRITTSVSSGDGSIAKMIS; encoded by the coding sequence ATGGTCGCCGCGGGCTGGCCGAAGCGGCGGGAAAACAGGATCAGCTTCACGGCAGGATTGCGCTCGATCTCGCGCAGAATCACGACCTCGGTCTCATCCGGCGACGGATCCATCGCAAAGATGATCTCGTAG
- a CDS encoding hypothetical protein (product_source=Hypo-rule applied; superfamily=103473; transmembrane_helix_parts=Inside_1_70,TMhelix_71_93,Outside_94_107,TMhelix_108_130,Inside_131_161) — MSRRVIEELRGLSESHGFLRGMVAFVGFKQAAVLYSRDARLTGTGNYNRLIGSLRIGINGLVGFSSRPLQVMSMSGFVVAAISFLVGFWYVVQRIAGVDLTPGLPTTVLVVSFFSGVQLLALGLVGEYIGRIYDETKRRPMYIVDKKINFSGPIGQSADAV, encoded by the coding sequence ATGTCGCGCCGAGTGATCGAAGAACTGCGCGGCCTTTCGGAAAGCCATGGCTTCCTGCGTGGCATGGTTGCCTTTGTCGGCTTCAAGCAGGCCGCGGTGCTCTACAGCCGCGATGCCCGACTGACCGGAACCGGCAATTACAACCGCCTGATCGGATCGCTGCGGATCGGCATCAACGGCCTCGTCGGCTTCAGCAGCCGCCCGCTGCAGGTGATGTCGATGTCCGGCTTCGTGGTTGCCGCCATCAGCTTTCTCGTCGGCTTCTGGTACGTCGTGCAAAGAATCGCGGGGGTCGATCTGACGCCCGGCCTGCCGACGACGGTGCTGGTCGTATCGTTCTTCTCCGGCGTGCAATTGCTGGCGCTCGGTCTGGTGGGCGAGTATATCGGCCGCATTTATGATGAAACCAAGCGCAGACCGATGTATATCGTCGACAAGAAGATCAATTTTTCCGGGCCGATCGGTCAATCAGCCGACGCGGTATAG
- a CDS encoding SAM-dependent methyltransferase (product_source=COG0500; cath_funfam=3.40.50.150; cog=COG0500; pfam=PF13489; superfamily=53335) codes for MNDITFPPVSPGQDFPVWNGSAFVHSGSSTRVLAYEVGESGWSDELTELHESATESGSHFIDMASRRHAVNELKRALGSRPASIMEVGCSAGHLLADMRVSLPNTTLTGGDYTLGTLVKLGAKMPDIPLVRFNLANSPLPADTYDAMVLLNVLEHIEDDVAAVRHIARMLKPGGVAVIEVPAGPELFDDYDRELKHFRRYTLPGLCKVIDAAGLKIERRNYLGALIYPAFYLAKKLSQNSPKPAAEREKHVANAIGATSRLNPIGHAVMALEEMMSRAVEFPRGIRCVVTARKPA; via the coding sequence ATGAATGACATAACGTTTCCTCCTGTTTCACCCGGACAAGACTTTCCGGTCTGGAACGGAAGCGCCTTTGTTCACTCTGGCAGCTCGACGCGCGTGCTGGCCTATGAAGTCGGTGAGTCCGGTTGGTCGGATGAACTGACCGAGCTTCATGAGAGCGCCACCGAATCCGGATCGCATTTCATCGACATGGCGTCGCGGCGTCATGCGGTGAACGAACTCAAGCGCGCGCTCGGTTCGCGCCCGGCGTCGATCATGGAGGTCGGCTGTTCGGCCGGTCATCTGCTGGCCGACATGCGCGTCAGCCTGCCCAACACCACGCTCACCGGCGGCGATTACACACTGGGGACGCTGGTCAAGCTTGGCGCCAAGATGCCGGATATTCCGCTGGTGCGTTTCAATCTGGCCAACAGCCCTCTGCCCGCGGATACGTACGATGCGATGGTGCTGCTCAATGTGCTGGAGCACATCGAGGACGACGTCGCCGCTGTCAGGCATATCGCGCGGATGCTGAAGCCCGGCGGTGTCGCAGTGATCGAAGTGCCGGCTGGTCCCGAACTGTTCGATGACTACGACCGGGAGCTGAAGCATTTCCGCCGCTATACGCTGCCGGGCCTGTGCAAGGTGATCGACGCCGCGGGCCTGAAGATCGAGCGACGAAACTATCTTGGCGCGCTGATCTATCCCGCTTTCTATCTCGCCAAGAAGCTGTCGCAAAACAGTCCGAAGCCCGCCGCCGAGCGGGAGAAGCACGTCGCCAATGCGATCGGCGCGACCTCGCGCCTCAATCCGATCGGCCATGCCGTGATGGCGCTCGAGGAAATGATGTCACGCGCGGTCGAGTTCCCGCGCGGCATTCGCTGCGTGGTCACGGCGCGAAAGCCGGCGTGA
- a CDS encoding putative flippase GtrA (product_source=COG2246; cog=COG2246; pfam=PF04138; superfamily=81442; transmembrane_helix_parts=Inside_1_11,TMhelix_12_34,Outside_35_38,TMhelix_39_61,Inside_62_73,TMhelix_74_96,Outside_97_105,TMhelix_106_128,Inside_129_144), whose amino-acid sequence MQSALITEFWRLVRFSLVGGIATGVYLLAALIAVEAAGASPMVGATVGFCASFVVSYIGHFRFTFAVPGRYRDYVVKFAVSSLVSFLISTLAMWLATKLLMIDYRIALIAIAIIIPISSYLVNRFWVFLHPADTAPSGQPFKTM is encoded by the coding sequence ATGCAGTCAGCGCTGATCACCGAATTCTGGCGTCTCGTGCGCTTTTCGTTGGTCGGCGGAATCGCGACCGGCGTCTATTTGCTGGCCGCGCTGATTGCGGTCGAAGCAGCAGGCGCGAGCCCAATGGTCGGCGCGACGGTTGGTTTCTGCGCCTCGTTTGTTGTGTCTTACATCGGCCACTTCCGCTTTACGTTTGCGGTGCCAGGCCGTTATCGCGATTACGTCGTGAAATTTGCCGTGAGTTCGCTGGTCTCGTTCCTGATCAGCACGCTCGCAATGTGGCTTGCCACAAAATTGCTGATGATCGACTACAGGATCGCGTTGATCGCGATCGCGATCATCATTCCGATCAGCAGTTATCTGGTCAATCGGTTCTGGGTGTTCCTGCACCCTGCTGACACCGCGCCATCCGGCCAGCCCTTCAAGACCATGTGA
- a CDS encoding UDP-glucose 4-epimerase (product_source=KO:K01784; cath_funfam=3.40.50.720; cog=COG0451; ko=KO:K01784; pfam=PF01370; superfamily=51735) gives MQCFVTGAAGFIASNLVDRLLAAGHSVVGYDNFSTGQRRFIEGALKSPNFRLVEADLLNTEALRAAVVGCDMVFHFAANADVRFGTHHPFKDIEQNLIATYNVLEAMRANGIKKIAFSSTGSVYGEATVFPTPENAPFPVQTSLYGNSKVAAEGLISSYCEGFGFQGFIFRFVSILGERYTHGHVFDFYQKLLADPSKLEVLGNGKQRKSYLYIQDCIDAILITVERAPDRVNIFNLGQDEYCEVNQSIGWICERLGLTPKLEYTGGERGWIGDNPFIFLDCTRMRALGWAPKMSINKGVVATLEYLIANPWVVEARP, from the coding sequence ATGCAATGTTTCGTCACCGGAGCCGCAGGCTTCATCGCCAGCAATCTGGTGGACCGCCTGTTGGCCGCGGGCCACAGCGTCGTCGGCTATGACAATTTCTCCACTGGCCAGCGCCGCTTCATCGAAGGCGCGCTGAAGTCGCCGAACTTCAGACTGGTCGAGGCCGACCTGCTGAACACCGAGGCGCTCCGCGCTGCGGTCGTCGGCTGCGATATGGTGTTTCATTTCGCCGCGAATGCAGACGTTCGCTTTGGCACGCATCATCCGTTCAAGGACATCGAGCAGAACCTGATCGCGACCTATAACGTGCTGGAGGCCATGCGCGCCAACGGCATCAAGAAGATCGCGTTCTCTTCGACCGGCTCGGTCTATGGCGAAGCGACCGTGTTTCCGACGCCGGAAAACGCACCGTTCCCGGTGCAGACGTCGCTGTATGGCAATTCGAAGGTCGCGGCCGAAGGTTTGATCTCGTCCTATTGCGAAGGCTTCGGCTTCCAAGGCTTCATCTTCCGCTTCGTCTCGATCCTAGGCGAGCGCTACACCCACGGCCACGTCTTCGACTTCTACCAGAAGCTGCTCGCGGACCCGTCGAAGCTCGAAGTGCTCGGCAATGGCAAGCAGCGCAAATCCTACCTCTACATTCAGGACTGCATCGACGCGATCCTGATCACGGTCGAGCGCGCGCCCGATCGCGTCAACATCTTCAATCTTGGTCAAGATGAATATTGCGAGGTCAACCAGTCGATCGGCTGGATCTGCGAGCGCCTCGGGCTGACGCCGAAGCTGGAATACACCGGCGGCGAACGCGGCTGGATCGGCGACAATCCGTTCATCTTCCTCGATTGCACCCGCATGCGGGCGCTTGGCTGGGCGCCGAAGATGTCGATCAACAAGGGCGTCGTCGCGACGCTGGAATATCTGATCGCCAATCCTTGGGTGGTCGAGGCACGGCCATGA
- a CDS encoding UDPglucose 6-dehydrogenase (product_source=KO:K00012; cath_funfam=3.40.50.720; cog=COG1004; ko=KO:K00012; pfam=PF00984,PF03720,PF03721; superfamily=48179,51735,52413; tigrfam=TIGR03026) has product MTVCIYGLWHLGSVTAACLASRGIATIGLAETEQAVAELNAGKAPLFEPGLDALLTQGLESGTLRFTSDVAAAVGSADLLWVNFDTPVDDDDVADVGYVLDRVRGTFPHLKDGAVVLISSQVPVGSTALLERDFAAVANGRQVSFAYSPENLRLGAAIQVFTQSERIVIGIRSDAARRAIEPVLKPFCDTLLWMRVESAEMVKHALNAYLATCVTFTNEIATVCESVAADMSEVEAALRLDPRIGKKAYVRAGSAFGGGTLARDVQFLKAIAKDGDVRVPVLAAVLESNDHHKGWVVRHLRGQLGALEGKKVGVLGLAYKAGTDAIRRSVAVEVIEELIAGGAVVTVFDPKVATLPEPLNSAVTIAPSADAVFAACDAVVLATEWPEFRELDFASLVPSMGRRILIDQNAFAAKQLAGFASLDYIVAGKVR; this is encoded by the coding sequence ATGACGGTCTGCATCTACGGTCTCTGGCATCTCGGTTCGGTGACGGCGGCGTGCCTCGCATCACGCGGCATCGCCACGATCGGCCTCGCCGAAACCGAGCAGGCCGTGGCGGAGCTCAATGCCGGAAAGGCGCCGCTGTTCGAGCCCGGCCTCGATGCGCTGCTGACGCAGGGCTTGGAGAGCGGCACACTCCGCTTCACCAGCGATGTCGCGGCGGCGGTAGGCTCCGCCGATCTGCTCTGGGTCAATTTCGACACGCCCGTTGACGACGACGACGTCGCCGATGTCGGTTATGTACTCGATCGCGTGCGCGGCACCTTTCCGCATCTGAAAGACGGCGCCGTCGTTCTGATCTCGTCGCAGGTGCCGGTCGGCAGCACGGCTTTGCTGGAGCGCGATTTCGCCGCCGTCGCCAATGGCCGCCAGGTGTCTTTCGCCTATTCGCCGGAGAATCTGCGGCTCGGCGCCGCGATCCAGGTATTCACGCAGTCGGAGCGCATCGTCATCGGCATCCGCAGCGATGCGGCGCGCCGGGCAATCGAACCGGTTCTGAAGCCGTTCTGCGACACCTTGCTATGGATGCGGGTGGAATCCGCCGAAATGGTCAAGCACGCGCTCAACGCCTATTTGGCGACCTGCGTGACCTTCACCAACGAAATCGCCACGGTGTGCGAAAGCGTGGCGGCCGACATGAGCGAAGTCGAGGCAGCGCTGCGGCTCGATCCGCGTATCGGCAAGAAGGCCTATGTCCGCGCCGGCTCGGCGTTTGGCGGCGGCACGCTGGCGCGCGACGTGCAGTTCCTGAAGGCGATCGCCAAAGACGGCGACGTCCGCGTGCCCGTGTTGGCGGCGGTGCTGGAGAGCAACGACCATCACAAGGGCTGGGTTGTCAGGCATTTGCGCGGCCAGCTTGGCGCGCTCGAGGGCAAGAAGGTCGGCGTGCTTGGCCTGGCCTACAAGGCCGGCACCGATGCGATCCGGCGCTCGGTCGCAGTCGAGGTGATCGAGGAATTGATCGCCGGTGGCGCCGTTGTCACCGTGTTCGATCCGAAAGTCGCCACGCTGCCCGAGCCATTGAATTCCGCCGTGACAATCGCACCCTCGGCTGACGCGGTGTTCGCAGCCTGCGACGCCGTTGTGCTCGCCACCGAGTGGCCGGAGTTTCGTGAACTCGATTTCGCATCGCTGGTCCCGAGCATGGGCCGCAGGATATTGATCGACCAGAACGCCTTCGCCGCCAAGCAACTGGCCGGCTTTGCCTCGTTGGACTACATCGTAGCGGGCAAGGTGCGATGA
- a CDS encoding NAD(P)-dependent dehydrogenase (short-subunit alcohol dehydrogenase family) (product_source=COG1028; cath_funfam=3.40.50.720; cog=COG1028; pfam=PF00106; superfamily=51735), translated as MKLQGRYALITGASQGLGAEIARQYVANGASVLLCARSADKLAEQAQTLTPLLAPGARIVTITGDVGDRTDVDAIFAKLRAEFPRLDILVNNAGIYGPMGKIEDVDLDEWVDAIRINLLGLVYVSRAAMPMFRAQRYGKIVNISGGGAANPMPAITAYAASKAGVVRFTESLALECQDDHIDVNAIAPGALVTRMMDQLLEAGPEKVGQKFFDRMKKIAGEGGTPLDVGAALCVFLGSAESDGITGKLIAAQWDRWEDWPQHLEELNASDVYTLRRITGRDRNKEWGDK; from the coding sequence ATGAAACTTCAGGGTCGCTATGCGCTGATTACCGGCGCCAGCCAGGGGCTTGGCGCGGAGATCGCACGTCAATATGTGGCGAATGGCGCCAGCGTGCTGCTGTGCGCGCGCAGCGCCGACAAGCTCGCCGAGCAGGCGCAGACGCTGACGCCGTTGCTGGCACCGGGCGCCCGCATCGTCACCATAACCGGCGATGTCGGCGATCGGACCGATGTCGACGCCATCTTCGCGAAACTGCGCGCGGAATTTCCCCGGCTCGACATCCTCGTCAACAACGCCGGCATCTACGGCCCGATGGGCAAGATCGAAGACGTCGACCTGGACGAATGGGTCGATGCCATCCGGATCAATCTGCTTGGCCTGGTCTATGTCTCGCGCGCGGCGATGCCGATGTTTCGGGCGCAACGCTACGGCAAAATCGTCAACATCTCCGGTGGCGGTGCGGCCAATCCGATGCCGGCGATCACCGCCTATGCGGCGTCGAAGGCCGGCGTCGTGCGCTTCACGGAATCGCTTGCGCTCGAATGCCAGGACGATCATATCGACGTCAACGCCATCGCGCCGGGCGCGCTGGTAACGCGGATGATGGACCAGTTGCTTGAAGCCGGACCCGAGAAGGTCGGACAGAAGTTCTTCGACCGCATGAAAAAGATCGCCGGGGAGGGCGGCACGCCACTTGACGTCGGCGCCGCACTTTGCGTCTTTCTCGGCTCGGCGGAAAGCGATGGCATTACCGGCAAGTTGATCGCCGCGCAGTGGGATCGCTGGGAGGACTGGCCGCAACACCTCGAAGAACTCAATGCCAGCGACGTCTATACCTTGCGGCGCATCACCGGCCGCGACCGGAACAAGGAATGGGGCGACAAGTGA